The following proteins come from a genomic window of Tenebrio molitor chromosome 9, icTenMoli1.1, whole genome shotgun sequence:
- the LOC138138488 gene encoding cyclic GMP-AMP synthase-like receptor, producing MESILHEVNSRFISVSKEERRRNNKILKSVVKVLVKENMVSVDRVFKSMFRRVFYGGSYFDGLHVSRNYDYDLDLLLVMPKAASPDLQQSEFPSHIQLQVNDASWLRTSPVYSKFKKTFLDDDNYLITDKALRWMKGIVQKAFNRLPSVGGRHYLLTNVGEFPIYFRESGPAVTLHIDVDGDYRIDVDLVISFVFTENKWPEGVSPNPYAKWLGRRTHLNEFFIVAKKPKNVPDYFLPKRHWRLSFQEQERQLILQKWRLKPVGRLLKKMKKRQQHNQIASYYIKTVLLFMVEQRNDAFWKQSLSIVFLDTLETYTKYIRNKKIPYYWNEEYNLIGHIDPSTLANFADRLEYIINNIKRNPNQPDTVVEYLLNARELEEFYDEDW from the exons atggaaaGTATTCTGCATGAAGTGAACAGTAGGTTTATATCAGTGTCGAAAGAGGAGAGACGCaggaataacaaaattttgaaatcg GTGGTTAAGGTGCTAGTCAAAGAAAACATGGTAAGTGTGGATCGGGTTTTCAAAAGCATGTTCAGACGTGTATTCTACGGAGGCAGCTACTTCGACGGTCTTCACGTCAGTCGTAATTACGATTACGATCTGGACTTGTTGCTGGTGATGCCGAAAGCTGCAAGTCCCGATCTCCAGCAAAGCGAATTTCCGAGTCACATTCAGTTGCAAGTGAACGACGCATCGTGGCTGCGGACTTCCCCTGTttactcaaaattcaaaaaaacattCCTCGACGACGACAACTACTTGATCACCGACAAAGCTTTGAGGTGGATGAAGGGCATCGTCCAGAAGGCCTTCAATCGTCTTCCGAGCGTTGGTGGCAGACATTATTTGTTGACTAATGTCGGGGAATTCCCG ATATATTTCAGGGAATCAGGACCGGCTGTGACTCTTCACATTGACGTTGACGGAGACTACAGAATAGATGTGGATTTGGTCATCAGTTTTGTTTTCACCGAGAACAAATGGCCGGAAGGTGTCTCGCCTAATCCGTATGCAAAGTGGTTGGGGAGAAGAACTCACTTGAATGAGTTTTTCATCGTGGCCAAGAAACCGAAGAATGTGCCGGATTATTTTCTTCCTAAACGCCACTGGCGATTGTCATTCCAGGAGCAAGAAAGACAACTGATTCTCCAGAAATGGAGACTGAAGCCAGTAGGTCGGCTGCTCAAG aaaatgaagaaGAGGCAGCAGCACAACCAAATCGCCAGTTACTATATCAAAACGGTTCTTCTTTTCATGGTGGAGCAAAGAAATGACGCATTCTGGAAACAATCCTTGAGTATCGTTTTTTTGGATACTTTGGAAACTTATACTAAATACATCAGGAATAAGAAGATTCCATATTATTGGAACGAAGAATACAACCTAATTGGCCACATAGATCCCAGCACTTTGGCCAATTTTGCCGACAGACTGGAGTATATCATCAATAATATCAAAAGAAATCCAAACCAACCTGACACGG